Part of the Brassica oleracea var. oleracea cultivar TO1000 chromosome C8, BOL, whole genome shotgun sequence genome is shown below.
GATCTCCAGTCCTTAACCATCCTTCAGAATCAAGTGTAGAGCTCGTAGCTTCCTCATTGCTGAAATAACCTACCAAGAACAACAACAATAAGCTGCTTTGATGATCTCCAAAATCAAGAACGATTCTCAAATGCTAAATTCACAATCCTTGAACTAAATAGTACCTTTCATAATCGAAGGACCCTTTAACCAGAGCTCACCGGTACGGTTCGGTCCAAGAACACGACCCGTAACCGGATCCACGATCCTCCCCTCCATGCTTGCCGACAATTTCCCCGCGGTGCCGTATCTCCGGCTCTCCTCAACAGTATCCGTAGAGGCTCCTATACCCGTTGACTCGGTCAACCCATACCCTTGTAAGATCTTGACCGTTGGATACTTATCCATGAACCCCTCCGTCACCTCCTTGCTCAACGGAGCTCCTCCGCACAAAACAGTGTGCAGAGAGCTCAGATCGTACTTGGCATTGATCTGTTCCGCCCCGTTGACCATGGCCACAAGGATGGGCGGCACGAGAGGAAGATACGTCGCTTGGTACTTCCCTATCGCCGACAACATCTCGCCCATCTCGAACTTGGAGAGAACGATGATCGTCGACCCGTAAGCGAGCAGCCCGGTGGCGAACGCCGCCAAGCCGTAGATGTGAAACATAGGGACCGTGCAGATGAATCTCTGCTCTCCCTGAGATCCAACGTCAGATCCAAACCGGTTCACGACGGTCTGCACCATCGCGATAAGGTTCCGGTGAGAAGAGACCACTCCTTTGCTCATCCCGGTGGTTCCGGAAGAGTAAAGCAAAGTCGCCGTGTCGTCCTGGTCGACTCGCTCCGCGACTCGTGTCCCACTCGGCTTCCTCCTCATCATCTCCGCCAACCTCCTCACCTCCCCCGCCGAGTCAAATCGCTCCTCGTCCATGAGCACGATCAGAAGCCTCTTCTTCTCATCATCTCCGCCAACCTCCTCCCCTCCCCCGCCGAGTCAACTCGCTCCTCGTCCATGAGCACGATCGGAAGCCTCTTCTTGGATCCTCCCGAGGCGGCGGCGATCTTGGGGAGGAGCTCCGCCGTGGTGAAGGCGATCACGGGTTTCGAGTCCTTGATCTGTTTGGCGATCTCGGCGGCGGTGTTGAGAGGGTTCGTGGTGGTGATGACGGCGCCGAGCGACATCACGGAGAGACAGACGACGGGGAACAAGATGGAGTTAGGGGAGAGGAGAAGGACGACGTGGCCCTTGCGGATCCCCATGTCGGAGAGACAGTCGCCGACGGACTCCACGGCGCGCCACAGCTCGGCGAAGGTGAGGTTTTTGCCGGTGGAGGCGTCGATGAAGGCGGTACGGCCGAGATGAGCCTGAGAGGATATGAAAGTCGTGACGTCGAGGGAGGGATTAGGCGGGAGAGGAATCGGCTTCCGTTTGCTGTAGAAAGTTGAGTTCGAGTTGCAGAAACCACTTCGAGAATCCACTGACGCCATCTCTTTTCTCTCTCTTTTGCTGTGGACACAAATCTAATCTAGATGCGTTTCTCTGTAGCTTTGAACTATATTTTTAAAATGATTTGTCTTGAGTTTGAGAAGAAGTTTGACTACTTTAAACAACCGTAAAGTCATCGCCGCCGACCACCAGCGTGTTTTATTCCGCGATATTTTTTAGTTCGTTGGTGGCACGTGAAAGTTATGGTTTTAATAAGCTTTAAAAACGACGTTGACCGCGATTGAATATTACATGGGCCATATACTGGGCCTAGGCCTTTTTCAACAATCCTAAGCGCCAATATTATAATTGGGAACCTGAAAGAAAAATTACAGTGGAAAACTGAATTTATGCAGAGTTTATTGATTTAAAGAGGAGCAATTATATCACAAAAATAGACCATAAGAAAGAAAATAACCAAAATGTTTCATTTAATAGGTAAAAAGACAATAATACTCTAGATATATAAAACAATAAAAAATAAAATTAAAAATTAAAAAGATATTTATTTTTTGATTTTTTTTATAATATTTTTGAATTCTTTTTTCAAATTTTCTTTTTGTAATTCGAAAATACTTTTTGAAACTATTTTTAAAATTTTTATTTTAAATTTTTTAATATTTATTTTTTATTTTATAAAATTTTAAATCTCAATCTCAAATCTCTACTCCTTAACTCTAAACTCTAAGGTTTGGATTAGTTAACCCTAGGATATAAGCGTATATTTACTTCTTTAATGAAACATTTTGGTCATTTTGATCCTTAGAGTCTATATTTGTTACATAAACTTTTTTAGTGCTATCATAAGGTATTTCCCTTTAAAGAGTTGAGAAATTCATTAAACTAGTAAAAAGTTATAAATAGTTTTGAATGTTTAAAAAGTGTATAAAATTTTTTTAACTTCAATCATTTTTAGAAAACAGATTTTAATAGAATCATATAATTATTAAAAGTCAATTTTTGAATAACTATATTTATATAATTGAACAAAGATAAAACCAGTAATTATTCAATCTATAGACCAACAATCATAAAAATTTAATATTTTTGACAATCATTACAAATTCAGCTCCACTAACATCCACTTATAATAATGTGTGTGTTACTCTCTGAATTGATTTATGTTCACAACTTTATAAGATGATAATGTCTTCTGGTCTTTTCTAATCATTCTAATTCTTACAGGTATATACAGCTTTTGTCTACCAGAAGTAAAATCAAACAGGAGACATCTTAGCTGTAATAATATTAAGAAGTGAAACTCTGGTCTGTATCAGCCGCCGGAAAATACACCCCAACTCAATCTCAAGCTCCTCAACAGCGATCTGTGCAGCCTCCAACCTTGTACTCGCGCTCTGCACCGCTACTTCGTCCCACACATCATCCAAACAGCAAAACCTCATCGTAAAGATTGAAGACATTGACCTTTTGCTCTGTTTTCTCTCGAGCCAAGGAATACACACGAGCGAGAACAGAGACTCAACCATAGTCAGAATAGCTCTTCTCACTTCTTTCAAAACCTCTGCAACAAACAGAAGGTTCTGCTCTATCCTCTGCATCACCAACGTCCCTTTTCCTCCCCCTTTAATACTCTTTAGAGTGTTCAAGCACTTGAGTGTCTCCTTCTTGAGCTTGTTCCTGTGCCTGTTATACGCTGCGATCTTCACGTGCATGTTTGATTCGTTGCAGCGTAGAGTGAGTTGAAGCTCTTTCAGACTATGTCTCACGAGTGTCATGACATCTTTCGACACGTTACATACGTCTAACATTGTTACTGAAGCTTCAGAGACTTGCTCGATCCATTTCTCCTTCCCTTGTTGGCACAGAGACTCTCTTGCTTCTGGACAGTGATCGAGGAGGTAGTTTGCGCAGTCTTGTAACTCTCTCAAACCTTCCAAGTCCATTTGCGCCATTTGATTGAAACCTAGAAAGGGTGTTTTGCTTGATTCACAAGAAAAAGTGAGGAAATTCAAAGGAAATAGGTTTGTGATTAGGGTTTACTGAAATTTTAGGGAGGCTCAATATATATGTAATGTATAGATTGGAGAGGAGGCAGATCTGAGAATGATGAGGAAAGTACGAGGAAGGAACCTTGGGGTGTTCTTTTGTACGGACATGGAGACATAACAGGTCATTTAGGTTATAATTTCAAACTAGTTGCAGTTCGGTGTATTAAGGAACCTTCCGTATAATACCGGATTAAGCTACGTTATGGATTTAATCAGATACTGTTGTCTATACAACAAAACAAAATTTACAATTCTAAATGTAAATTATAAGCGAATACTTTTTGTCAGAAATCATTCATGAACCAAGCCAGCTAGTGTAAATTTGTAATTATCTGGATTGTAAGGAATCAATATCAGAAAGAATTATTTATATATTA
Proteins encoded:
- the LOC106312358 gene encoding 4-coumarate--CoA ligase-like 5 isoform X1, producing MASVDSRSGFCNSNSTFYSKRKPIPLPPNPSLDVTTFISSQAHLGRTAFIDASTGKNLTFAELWRAVESVGDCLSDMGIRKGHVVLLLSPNSILFPVVCLSVMSLGAVITTTNPLNTAAEIAKQIKDSKPVIAFTTAELLPKIAAASGGSKKRLPIVLMDEERVDSAGEVRRLAEMMRRKPSGTRVAERVDQDDTATLLYSSGTTGMSKGVVSSHRNLIAMVQTVVNRFGSDVGSQGEQRFICTVPMFHIYGLAAFATGLLAYGSTIIVLSKFEMGEMLSAIGKYQATYLPLVPPILVAMVNGAEQINAKYDLSSLHTVLCGGAPLSKEVTEGFMDKYPTVKILQGYGLTESTGIGASTDTVEESRRYGTAGKLSASMEGRIVDPVTGRVLGPNRTGELWLKGPSIMKGYFSNEEATSSTLDSEGWLRTGDLCYIDEDGFIFVVDRLKELIKYKGYQVPPAELEALLLTHPEIADAAVIPFPDREVGQFPMAYVVRKAGSLLSEKSVMEFVAKQVAPYKRVRKVAFVSSIPKNPSGKILRKDLIKLATSNSKL
- the LOC106312358 gene encoding 4-coumarate--CoA ligase-like 5 isoform X3 encodes the protein MASVDSRSGFCNSNSTFYSKRKPIPLPPNPSLDVTTFISSQAHLGRTAFIDASTGKNLTFAELWRAVESVGDCLSDMGIRKGHVVLLLSPNSILFPVVCLSVMSLGAVITTTNPLNTAAEIAKQIKDSKPVIAFTTAELLPKIAAASGGSKKRLPIVLMDEERKKRLLIVLMDEERFDSAGEVRRLAEMMRRKPSGTRVAERVDQDDTATLLYSSGTTGMSKGVVSSHRNLIAMVQTVVNRFGSDVGSQGEQRFICTVPMFHIYGLAAFATGLLAYGSTIIVLSKFEMGEMLSAIGKYQATYLPLVPPILVAMVNGAEQINAKYDLSSLHTVLCGGAPLSKEVTEGFMDKYPTVKILQGYGLTESTGIGASTDTVEESRRYGTAGKLSASMEGRIVDPVTGRVLGPNRTGELWLKGPSIMKGYFSNEEATSSTLDSEGWLRTGDLCYIDEDGFIFVVDRLKELIKYKGYQVPPAELEALLLTHPEIADAAVIPFPDREVGQFPMAYVVRKAGSLLSEKSVMEFVAKQVAPYKRVRKVAFVSSIPKNPSGKILRKDLIKLATSNSKL
- the LOC106312358 gene encoding 4-coumarate--CoA ligase-like 5 isoform X2, with protein sequence MASVDSRSGFCNSNSTFYSKRKPIPLPPNPSLDVTTFISSQAHLGRTAFIDASTGKNLTFAELWRAVESVGDCLSDMGIRKGHVVLLLSPNSILFPVVCLSVMSLGAVITTTNPLNTAAEIAKQIKDSKPVIAFTTAELLPKIAAASGGSKKRLPIVLMDEERVDSAGEGRRLAEMMRRKPSGTRVAERVDQDDTATLLYSSGTTGMSKGVVSSHRNLIAMVQTVVNRFGSDVGSQGEQRFICTVPMFHIYGLAAFATGLLAYGSTIIVLSKFEMGEMLSAIGKYQATYLPLVPPILVAMVNGAEQINAKYDLSSLHTVLCGGAPLSKEVTEGFMDKYPTVKILQGYGLTESTGIGASTDTVEESRRYGTAGKLSASMEGRIVDPVTGRVLGPNRTGELWLKGPSIMKGYFSNEEATSSTLDSEGWLRTGDLCYIDEDGFIFVVDRLKELIKYKGYQVPPAELEALLLTHPEIADAAVIPFPDREVGQFPMAYVVRKAGSLLSEKSVMEFVAKQVAPYKRVRKVAFVSSIPKNPSGKILRKDLIKLATSNSKL
- the LOC106310820 gene encoding uncharacterized protein LOC106310820, encoding MAQMDLEGLRELQDCANYLLDHCPEARESLCQQGKEKWIEQVSEASVTMLDVCNVSKDVMTLVRHSLKELQLTLRCNESNMHVKIAAYNRHRNKLKKETLKCLNTLKSIKGGGKGTLVMQRIEQNLLFVAEVLKEVRRAILTMVESLFSLVCIPWLERKQSKRSMSSIFTMRFCCLDDVWDEVAVQSASTRLEAAQIAVEELEIELGCIFRRLIQTRVSLLNIITAKMSPV